From Parambassis ranga unplaced genomic scaffold, fParRan2.1 scaffold_31_arrow_ctg1, whole genome shotgun sequence:
ggacctcttcCCCTTCCGCGGCATTGTCCTGTGAAGTAGGTAGACAGAGTTGTgtatatgtactgtgtgtgtatatgtatgtatagctatgtgttatttatatagaatatgtggtgtgtgtaggtgttaatgtgtttaatgtaatttatatagaacatgtgtctgtaggtgttaatgtgtttaaagttatttatatagaatatgtgtgtagGTGTATCCAGCGTCGATCTGAAGAGTTTTCCAAGagctgaaaggaagaaaaaaaaatctgtcagggcACAGTTACATTTCTattctaacaatataaaaagcactactgtttctattacagctgaaggtttccaaccatgtacagaatcattgtatcactgaattacatacaaaataacagttgtggctgtgttagtaacgttgtagatgactggctcagaaaatgctGCAGTATAGTagtacacacagtatctgtgaagaggacacagaaaatcaacacatgcattgtgtttactgtcacttcttgtatatgctgctcacacaacccaatgactccatgggtattaataaaggtTATGTGAATGCACGACACTGATAAATTGTTCAGTTTTAAATGACAGtagctctggtgctttaacacatcttcattaatattcttcgtttaaaagtgaaactgccgaactaatcagactgtaaagagaagttacactaatttaaccaaaagtacatcagaatgaaatctcctaccgtacctttaaggctgtgaacccctcactgcacactttaaactccgttctctctgtttaaacactgtcagagttcaaaccttcgtaggaaataagtccagtattacagaatgaaaccaaagatcaaacctgttttcagcagcattctgcattctggagatggactgacactggtctacggactatccggaccagaactcaatgagctgtaagagaaaaacaaggtgagaggtgaactggttataggagggaccactgtaatgcaaacatgtgatttgctgattctggtgtttttaggtttgatttaaattccacaaaatcatttatttgcattcaattgtttttttattttaatcatatataattcatacttctgtctgtgttctaagagtggtctgtgttctaagagtctctgtgttctaagagtggTCTGTGTTGGGTCTTGGTCTGGGTGTtgagtctgtgttgtgtttagtcGTGATGGGGGCAGATAtgggagggacagagacagcgGACTTGGGTTCTTAGATTGCGACTGAGACCTTTCCATGTACTTTAACAGATGCTCCAAACACAGTCCTTTCAGAAGAATCAAActtctgtcagaaacagaactcagcctcataaatatacatttttacagtgagctcccaaggagccatgcacaatcactaccttcacataaaaaaacatcataaagtgctgcttacctttcagaggaatcaaacttctgaaagcaatatggcgccctgcacaaacttctctcagcaactatggtgtcactgaagaaaagtgcagcatgggagctgtcactccaaccaaatcaaccgtgcctctgcaccacctgctggccaaccggaacagacttacatgtatatctgcatatcttatggttgttctgtatcatctttatttttactttatctattgttatgctgctgcaatgacttcATGTTCCTCTGGGGTCAGTATCATCTTATCtagtggtaaaagtctttctccctgttggggaatcgaaccccggtcttccacatgacaggcggagatactatccactatactaacgaggaacgCTGAACCACCACCTGTCATAGCAGCatccacctggtgcggtcatgtgtcagctgggtgtgacggagtggctacgtcagtaactgtgggcagactgcgggtgtgtgtgcaggtttagtccatgttcaggcaaacaaacaacagacaatatttgtccctgctgtctctcctgcacTGGGAAAAACTCCATTATCTCTGATGTGTCCACACTCCACCAAACAAGCTGCATGTTACATTAACCAGGTCAGTTTAACTTACAGAGATACAGCAGCACTCATAAATCACCATGATGattgtttactgtctgaaaaacgctacatgctaacaagtggctaaatggGACTACAAACAATGTCATCAAACATCATCaagctgtttgtactgtagAAGAGGTCCGGTAAACAGAGCGGTGGTGGTGATGTtgcagtcatgtgactgctgtagttagcttagcattagctctcCACTTCTTTGTGTATTTAGGCTTCAAATCCTGCTGAACAAATCCTGTAAGGACCATAAACTCTCAAGAGGCACGCGCCAGGGCTGTCCTCTTTCACCTCCACTGTTTGTGCTGGGAATTGAGCCCTTGGCTATTGCCATTAGGACCAATAAGAATATTACTGgcattaaaatacatgaaatttaCAACAAAATAGGCTTATTCGCAGATGGTATTGTAATTTTTTTATCCCACTTGGAACAATCACTACATCATTTGCTCAATGCAATTAGCTCTTTCAATAAGCTTTCTGGTTACGGAATTAATGAATCAAAATCAGCTATTCTTTTCCTTAAGCATTCAATCACCATTCAAAATAGTTAGAAAAAGCTTCACCTATCTGGGTATCAGAATTACGTTGACGATCTAGTAGAGGCTAATTATAATGAATCAAATCTCCTACTCATTTTTCTCAAAGatgattttgtaattttatttggAATAACAATCGAGCAAGACTCCATGCTTTATCTCCCACTATGATGGAGGAGGCTTAAAGTCCCAAACCTCCAATGGTACTACTGGGCCGCCCCACTTCATAATGCTCCCCATAATGCAGACAAAGGAATAAGTAAAACTGTAGATTTATTCAATAATAACATTCTCACATCATTTGAAGATTTAAGACAAGGTAGGTCAGAGGTTAACATCAAATTTCTACGCAATACTCGTGAGGACTTAAATTCTGTAATTTTATCTGAGGACTGGCAGAAGATTTGCTTGAAATCTCAAATATTGTTACTTCAGTATGAGTGGATAATGAGAATATATGTAACACCAACTCAAGCTAAATAAATTTAACCCCAATATCCCAGACATGTGTTATTAATGTGGTAAAGGGCACATGATAACAGGCTTTGGATGGTAAAGTGAAAGATATGATTTGAAATATTACAGGTTTAAATTAGTTATAGATGCCAAACtgtgtatcagaatcagaaatactttattgatcccagggggaaattgtttgCTTGTATCCTTGCATGCTACAAGCTAAATACACCATAGCTAAATCTTGGAAATCCAGCACCAAACCAAGTATTAGTGTCTGGCTGGCAGGACTAACCGACTCTCTTGCAGTGGAGAAATGAACTTTAACGTAACGTTAAAAGGTAAATATCTCATTTTGTGGAGATCTTTTATGCTGTTCTTGGAGGGGAGGAAAGCATTGGAGGCATCAACTAATGATTATTCGTCTGTTTTTCTTAATGATTTTCTGTCCAGGATAACTGAGTTAACTTTTGGACCATCAAAAACTCTTAAGGATGAGTTATGTTTAGGACTGTGTTAATGCTGCATGATACTGCCCTGCCATGTAATAGCTTTGTTTTGCACCTGTATTATTTGATGTAGTGTGATTATTTTTctgaaaatcaataaacacactttttgaaaagaaaaaaagataatggCTGATTGTGGGGGGACCACATGAGATGCTAATTTTCTAGTTGGATGACATGCGTTAGTTTTAGCATTCAATACCGCATCATAATTTGGGCAATAAGTCAAAGTGAACCTTTGACTTGTTATGAAGGACAGTAACATAACGTAATGTGGTGAACATGTGaacatttctgttgtgattAGATTGTAAGAATGTGTTAAAAAATTTTCTTTACCAACACAAACGTGTGAAACAGATTGCTGAGCAGGAAATAGATTTATTGTTTGAAGATGAAGGGAATCAAAATTGTTAATACGTCTtccagcagtgatgtcatcgaGGCCTGACATCCTGGTGGAAGTGACATCAGCAGTGTGGATGTAAGGTCCTCATGCCAGATGCATCCGAACAGGTAGTGAAAGTTATGGATTTATGACACAAACAGAGGGTCTCTTGAGGGTGCAACTTGCATCATTGACGTTGTCTGTAAACaatgacagcaacacaacatgaTGCTAACGCTGAGAAAGTGACAAAGTGCCAGCTAAAAAATATCCTTTACACAGACCACACAGATGGTGAAGGTGCAGCCATACTGTCTCTAGATGCTCATAAGACACAATAAAGTGGCCTTCTCTTTTCCCAGATCTTCCATTCGCACAAATGGGAACAAATCTAGACCGTTCTTGTTGCAAAGAGGTGTGCGGCAGGGAACAAACtgtgccccctgctggcacACCCAAACATCAAGGGGATCAAACTCCAAAATCCatccctgctctcctgctctcttcATGGCCTTActatttttgcacattttttttgtgctattttgcctttttagcacttttttttaacagtgcattgtgttctgcatcctgattggctgtagacTAGTATAAGTCAATCTCCTCTGTGCAGTGTCTGCTGTACAGTACAGAATGCGTACTGGAAACAGGTTTTGAtttttggtttcattctataaTACTGGGCTTACTTTTCTATGGCGTGAACTTTGAGAGCGTTTAAACAAGAGGGAAAAGTGTGAGAATGCCTGTCTGAGAACAGCTAAAATGTTTGCTACTGGCCTGGAAATCCACCAAATTTGATGACTGGCATAAGGAAATGGTGTCTGTAAAACAGATGTAGCGCTTTCATCTGGATAAACTGGACAAATAAATTAGGCTTGAGATTATGGGGAGCCTACTTGGCTAAGTGCCACATCACCATATGATTAGGATGAGTTGGACATGGTATTCATTGATCAATAATGATtattgttttataaaaaaatagaGATCGAACTTAGAGAACCACGATTCATTTGTACCTCCCCGGTTGATCTCCATGCAGTCTTCTCCTCCAAGATCATTAGGCTCTCCTTGGCCCCaggcagtgaaaacatgctttGAACCATCACTCCACAGCCACACACCCTCCTGGAAGAATACCATTATTTTTGTACCCCTTTTCTATTCATACAGGCAGTACAGTAGTGATCATATAACACCTATAGTGATCAAATATTCAATACAGCAGAAAGCAATTCTGTTGATAAAACTCTCACCTTCACTGCATCATGGCCTCCAACCCAACTAGTAGTATGTTTGCCTGTGGCTTTCAGGACAAATTGTCGCAGGGTGATGTACTCGTCAGGGCTTCGGAATGAGGCCAGATTTCCACCTCTTGAAAGGCAGGACAGCTGAGGAGCAAGACAAGAAGAACTGAGGGGGATGATCAACATGAGTGGTTGCATCCATCAGGACTCTGCTCTGACTCGGGgtttcttattttgaaaattctatgatttccagttttatttatttagtattaactctcctcctccagttttGTCCTTCCtcaatcagtgtgtcagaggtgtCCAAATACCTCTGCATCCGTCCAGTCCCtttcagttttgtcaaacaagtAACAGCGACCTAGAAGCAAGCTCCAACCAGAAGGGCAGAATTTGCATCCACCTTAAAGAAGAGATGACAATACAGAGCaacaaattattaaattattgtttctACAACATGACAATAGCACATCAACATCCTGCATGATTTATGTCAGGGCTGCTGTGTTACCCTACAACACCTTTAACTATAGTCTCTTCATGCAGCAGTAAATGATCTGACACCTTTCAGAAACTGCGGGAGGCTTTGACTGTTTTtctgatttctgtctttctgactGTGCTAGCTGCACAGacctctctgcttgtagccatgattgtttCCAGTGAGCCCACTctgactgaacatgtgacacagaagCTGCTGGAGGTAAAGTTAAGATCCACACAAGAAATCTGCCTTCTGTCTaaagcacaaacaacacataTATGGACAGAACCTGTCCAACATGTTATCCTTAAATCAGTCACATTTTAGAAAAGTTCACCAACCTGATGTCGAGCTGACCTGTGGGTGTAAAGAACATTAGAAATGAGTTCAGGATTCCCTTCCTCTAATGCTGTCCTACAGCTGgtcatgaaacatgaaaacacaagtttAAATGTGGAGTCGTCACTTACATTTGGCATGATCCACAGCACACCCATCGCACAGACGAGCACAACGAAATGAAGACCTGATGCCATCTAAAGGACAATGCAATGTCCAGATTACAAAATGCATcctaacaaacactgacatcaacagagattcatttaaaatgagttAAGCTCCACATTAAGTGGACTGAGGGGTAGCTGCAGCTTTCCTTCTACGTGTATGGAGACAAAACACTTGAGAGAGGCAGATCAAATCGTTTCTGTACATCAGAGATGCAGTGATGAAGCTTTACCTTGTTGTGATGTTCAGAAGAGGCTGAAGAGTCACAGCAGCTGGTAGCAGAATGTCTTGGAAGAGGGAACGCCGGGTTTATATGTGTTGTCTGGCGGCTTTGGTTCATTAGTGTACGCGTCATCCCCCGAACATGAGACCTGATGTGATAAATATCAGATGTTGCCACAGCCTTCAGTAAATGTTtctaagacaaacacaaaggcgATACCTGTCAGCAGTTTAAACAGTTCCAGTGTAACTAATTCTGacatcaagtcaagtcaaatgtatttataaagcacatttaaaacgACTTTCATTGACCAAAGTGATGTACACAAAAGTCAATCACATAttaaaatcaaagtaaaattaaagctgcaagcagcattgcggaccctcgcgcaccttgcgatccgcggggccatcgctgtcttctctcctatgctcttgtctcctatactctcctgtcctatgctctcttttcgtctcatttgcagagatgtacaacaaacctttgtttacaaccaaactttcctgctaccagtaggtggcgctatgaccgtataatcctattagcatatatgtttgttcagactcaggtccatagcagtagtgtaagattgtgtccacattgcatgaagtatatgggtagtactgcataaaatagagcaagttccgttgcaatggcgaatggtcaactttgaggccacacccccgccacacggtagtacttttgaaagagttttggaatgcgtctattccctttGGTGTcttgagtggacacagtgagtttcagctcaattgcatgaagtatgcgaggcgtgaaaacttttatagcagggtcagaaatcgccaaaaattacaataaaaataaaaattgtggacttcctgttgggtttggagggggggtccaagagacttttttgtgcgtcttggggtgatacacatgtgtgctaattttcatgatcctgtgtcaaactggccagcggggctacgcgttagggcaaaaaatacagggagttcctttgtaatggcgaatggtcaactttgaggccacgccccccaccccaccgtcagacttttgtaagagttttggaatgcgtctattccctatggtgtcctgagttgacacagtgagttttagctcaattggatgaagtatgcgaggcatgaaaagttttgtagcagggtcacaaatcgccaaaaattaatagaaatttcaaaatcgcggacttcctgttgggtttggagggggggtccaagagactttttatgcatcttggggtgatacacatgtgtgccaattttcatgagcctactcaaaacaggccaggggggcaggaagaaaaacctatgaaaacacaagatttggtgtagccagtaggtggcgctctgtcaaagcctcaatattgttgtatagatgtgtttagggtcagactctgatcatacatgtgacatttggtacagatcggacagaaaacgaagaagttatagcgacttcctgtttcctctgaaacggtcaaactttgaggccacgccccggccacaccgtcagacttttgtaagagttttggaatgcgtctattccctattgtgtcctgagtggacacggtgactttcagctcaatccgatgaagtatgtgaggcgtgaaaagttttgcagcagggtcacacatcgccaaaaatggccacaaactttcacatggcggacttcctgttgggtttgggggggggtccaagagacttttttgtgcgtcttggggtgatacatatgtgtgccaattttcataatcctgtgtcaaactggccaaaggggctacgcgttgggggcgctatagagtcattttcctatgtgcgtttcaaactttttcgggcgaatgaatttttctaccaagtttggtgagattttgggcatgttaaggcccccaaaatgcgatctaagggggggaaagaaaaaaaaataaataataataatcctaagggtttcaatagggctcttgcaccattcggtgctcaggccctaaaaaataatcctaagggtttcaatagggctcttgcaccattcggtgctcgggccctaataacaaAATACATGATAAAACACATAAGAGATAGTGataaaagccaaggtgagctgcctattcagtgttaaaagacaaggaaaacaaatgagttttgagTCTGCTTTTAAACTCTTCTACAGATCGAGCAGATCTGCCTTGAAGAGGCAGACTGTTCCACAGCCATGGGCCTGCCACTGCTAAGGCTCTGTCACCTCGGGTGATGAGCCTGGTGCCGTTTCTGTGCTGAGCTTTAAAACCAgattgaaatatttttgtgtgacaGGAATGGGAGTTTAGAGATTGGTCTAAACTCGAACTCGGTTCGGGAACACCTCTTTAAAGGTGAGGTAGAATGTGGTTTAGGACTGATACAAGATTGGATAAAAACTGTGATTTAGCAGCTTTAACAGCTTTCTGATATTCAGCGAGACTATTTCTTAGCATTTCGAGGGACACTTGCAGACagcctttttttccatctcctctctgcacgTGTGGTTTCATTCAGCCATGAGTCGAATGCTGGTTTGGGACTTTTACTTCTGAATGGAGCTATTTTGTCCAGAAAATCATAGCATATCGACAGCGATCCACTGGTTTACATTTAACTCACCAAGGTGGCTTGTGTGAAGAAGTGAGTCATTAAAAGCATCTGCGAATCGAGAGGCAGTCAGGTTGTTTAGCTGGGGTGCACAGTTTATCAAAAGCTTCGGGCAGTGTGACAGAGAACAGCACCGCAAAGTGATCCAAGATGCCAGTATCAGAGATTTCCTGTATGCTTATATTTAATCTAAATGACAACacaagatcagtgtgtgtcCCTTCTCGTGCGTTGCTCCAACCACCGATTGACCAGATTAATCTTTGGCCAATTAGTTGGAATCGCAGCATATGTGGACATTAAAATCACAAGCTATTAAAAAGCGGTCGTAGTTCAGCGTTAACAGTCTTATTAAATTCTGGAATGCGATAGACTAAAGCGCACAGTGCTGGTGCATCAGCATTTAATACAAATGTCTGTAGTTCAAAGCTGGAGGATGGGTTTGTTACTACTTGGTGGCATAGATTTAAAAACAGAGGCTGGTCGTCCACCCCTGCCGGTGGTTCGTGGTGAGTTTAGGTACACACAATCTGGGGGTAAGAGCTCGGAGAATGGGGTGCACTCATGGACATGAAGCCAGGtttctgacagaaactgttacATAAACTGTAAAGAAATCATTGAGGATGAAGGTGTTGTTAGCTGGCGATCAAACATTGAGGAGGCCAAAGTGGAGAGTCTGCTCCTCGCGGCCCAGTGCAGTACTGCACTCCAGCTTCCGGAGACATCCATGATCCACACCGCGGCTGCTCCTGTGATTCCTGAGCAGCAGCGCTACCTCCGGCAGGTGGCGTGTCGCCGTGTGCGGTCTGCTGGGGTATAGGGGTACAATCCACTGTAGGTCTGGCCATATGTCACATCTGCGAGGAATTATCCTGTTGGCAGACCTCCACTGCACtcatttttaccatttttaccatttttaccTCCATGCTTACCGCGTCTTCTCGGCCACATCCTCCGCCAGGTGGCCTGTGAGCGCCACAGGTATAGCGGTACTAACCCCAAGTGAGGGGGAAGGCTGGAGTTTTGATCTTCAAATTCATATTTGAACAGCGATGAGGTTTGCAGGTGAAGTATGGTAAGAGAAATGACCACTGGATGTGACTATTACTAGTAATTTTTGGCATGTGTGAGTCATAGAAGCGGAGCCCCGTTTTGATGGCATGGTTTTTAAGCAACATGAAAGCCATAACAGATAATATGATGTCACTGGAAGAAATAGGAAGAAATATAATATAGATAAAAACttaaactttaaacttttaCAGCTTAGAAGCTTCATCAGAAAATGTCAGAATCATTGGTTGATTAGATCCTCGCTAAGCAATTTGGAAAGAATCATGTCTAAAAACAGCTTGAGCAAAGGTGCTATATCAGAGATATATAACCTGCTGGTGTCCAATTCAACTGAAAATTCTAGCCATAAAGGAATTGCATGGAGCCAAGACCTAGAAATGGATATTACACCAGAAGactgtgaatttgtgtgtgccAAAGCTCATACCGAATCAATCAATAAGTGTGTTGCCCCTAAGGCTTAATACTTAgcatacttttattttgaaaagtatttAATTTTGAAAGGACCAAGTTCATTCGGGTAACTTCCGGTTTCCTATATATTTCACCCCGACAGTGTGTAGGCGCAtcgggcctctgtgcgcagacagcagcagtgaattgtaaacgcacaaccatgcatagacagaaatgacatgctgccgtgaaAATAAGATAAGTATCATGAATGTTGGATGGCTATATATTCtatgctgatttattttatttctacagTGTTAAACAAGTAGAAATAAAACTCagcaatgaaaaatgaatgaaaaccgaaaaccatgacctcagaaccCTGACACAACCGAACCGTGAATTTTGTGAACTGTTCCACCCCTGATACATACACTTTTCTGGTTTCCTGGCCTCTTAGTGTTTCAGTTAGAAGCGTGCACACTGTGAAGGGGTTATCAAGCTGCTACTGTTCTCACTGTACAGTGTTCATCTGTACATAGACAAACATTCACGTTATCAAGCATCAGGCAGTGATCCATGcatcaggtgtttttttaacctgGTGTCAAAATGGGTGTGGGATCAGTAGTGTCAATGATAATATATTTGTTGTTATCTTAACAATGTGCAAGCTGACATTCAGAGTACAAAAACAATCCAAAGGGCCTAGTCCAAACATTTACTTTGTCATGCAGTACGCCAGCACACATGGGATTCAGACTTTTCCCCATAGCCCAAGGGTGTAGGTTTGCATATGGACCATGGGGACATGTCACAACATGGGAAGACAAAACAGTCTAATtcaacagagacagagctggtaacacagcaaacaatcaggtgatttaaggtgaaataCGAGTTTGAGATAAACTACAGTATACGCCCATAGTCAAAGTCAAGTAAataaattctgtgtttttctgtcaatatggagtgctgtgtgtacataaatgaacttaaatgattatagcaaatggctgcaatataaagAAAGAGCAAAAGAATTCCGAATtctttccgtacccactgtataacttttttattgcacttttatGAAAGCCGCCAGTTTGTGTCGCTAACACAACAGGTGTTAAAATGTCCTTGTCATAATTAGTTGGGATCTGTTCAGGAAAGCCACACAGGTAGGAGGCTGACATTCTTTGAACTATACAGCTCAGTAGCACCCTTGTTGAAGTGTTGCCTTTTGTACTAAGTACACACTTAGTACACATTGGTACTTTTACATTCTCAGGGAAGAGTGTGAAAGTCATATTTAATAACAATTTGTATGAAATGCAACCTGTTTAGGTCCAGGACCAACAGGACACCCTAAAACAGTGCCAGTGGCTGTATAGTCACAGATTTGCACAGAATGAAATTCCAGAAatctttaaaataatttatgaGATGTGGAAGGTTCAGAGGGTGGAATCCGAACCTTGCCCATCTCTGACAACCGTCAGTTTGAGATGAGTGAAGGCCTGCAGGAAATATTAACACACATGAACTATGATGAAGTGTCACATGTCAGAATGAAATGCATTCTGCAGTTT
This genomic window contains:
- the LOC114430890 gene encoding galactose-specific lectin nattectin-like, coding for MASGLHFVVLVCAMGVLWIMPNVSSTSGGCKFCPSGWSLLLGRCYLFDKTERDWTDAELSCLSRGGNLASFRSPDEYITLRQFVLKATGKHTTSWVGGHDAVKEGVWLWSDGSKHVFTAWGQGEPNDLGGEDCMEINRGVHAIEK